In the genome of Micromonospora sp. Llam0, the window CAGCTCTCCACCAGCAACACATGCGCCATCGACGCCTCCTCGCTCGGCAACCGGCATGGTGATGATAACGGTTATCGTTTACTGAAGATAGGCGCCGTCGTCCGGCAGTTGGTCAGCGAGTGTGGCAGCGACCCCGATGGCTCACCGCCGCGACTGGCCTGCCTGGGACCGGGCGGTGGATGTCGGCGGGTGGAAACCGGTCAAGCCCGTGACGAGCAGCAGGTACGCGGCCAGCTCCAGCAGCGCGGTGAGCGCCGCGACAGGGGACGGCGTCCACGGCGTGGACGCGATGGCGTAGGCGGCGGACCAGGCGAGCTGGTCGCCCGCGTACAGGGGCAGCGGCACGGCTCGGATGGCCGTATCCACATGGGACAGCGCGGTCACGGCGAGCAACGTCGCGCCGGCCGAGGCGAGCCACCGGCGGTGGCCGGCCAGTGCCGTGGCGAGCGCCAGCGCGGCCAACCCGAGCCCGAGTGGCGGCAGCACGGCCAGGCTCACGGCGATCACCGAACCGGCCAGGTCCGCCCCGGTCGGGTGGTCACGCTGGGCGGTCGCCAAGGTCAGCCAGATGGCGAGGATCCGGACCGCCGCGTACCCGGTGATCAGCACAGCCGCCAGCGCTGCGGTGACCGTTGTCCGCCGCCGCCGGGGGTGTACACCCGGTCCCAGGTGGCGATTACCCCGTCGGTGCCACGCCGCGAGCAGCAAGGCCACTGCGGTCAGCGACGCCCAGCAGATGGCGAGGCCCGCCTCGAAGCCGGCGAGTCGGTCGACGCCGGCGGTATCCGGCCGCAGCACCTGCCAGCCGTGACCCTCGGCCCGGTCGGCGGGCATCGTCCAGAGGGCGTCCAGCAGCAGTACGGCGAGCGCCGCCGGCACCGCCCACCGTGGCGTCGGCAGCCCGCTGGCCACGGCATAGATGATGAGCAGGCCGATCGCCAGCACCTCGGCGTAGCGCCAGGCCGGGCTGGCCGTCAGGACGCCGGCGGCGTGGATCACGGCGCACCCGCCTGCGGCGGTCAGGAGAACCGGTCCGCGACGCACCGGGTGAATCTAGCCCGGCCCTCCGTCAGCGGTCGGATCGCTCACCAACGCTCCAGGCAAACATCGACGGAGCAGCACCGCTGGCATTCGCTTGTAGGGCCAACGGTCGGACGGGTATCAGGCTTCGAACCTGCCGGTCTTGATCTCCTGGACGAAGCCGGTCCACCGGGTCGGGGTGAAGGACAGAACCGGCCCAGCCTGATCCTTGCTGTCACGCACCTGGGCGGCCTGGTCGACGTACCGCGCCTCCACGCAGGCACCGTTGTGGCCGCTGCGGCTGCTCGTGCGCCACTGGTTGTCGAGTGCCTTCATGGTGTCTCCCTATCCCGGAGGTCCTTGATCATCTCGGCCGATGCTGCGGGTGACAGGGCAGATGCCCGTAGGTCGTCGAAGACCCTGGCGCATCTCTGCACATCCTCACCTTCAGCGTAGAGGTCTCCGGTCAGCCCTTCGATGTAGACCACCCCTGGCCCCTCGTCGAAGCTGAGGATGTGGAAGCTCGACAACATCGAGGCGTATGCACCCTCCCCGAACGGGATGACCTGAATGATCACGTTCCACCGGTCCTGGGCTTCGAGCAGCGCTGTCAGCTGGTTGGTCATTACCTCCGGTCCGCCGATCCGGCGGTGCAGCACTGCCTCGTCGATGACCGCGACCAGGCGAAGCTTCTCCTCGGTGAGTAGCTTCTGTCGCTCCACGCGGACCGCGACCCGTTCCTCTACGGCCTGCGGCGTGGGCTGCTCAACGGCGGCGGCGGCGATCGCACGGGTGTAGTCGACGGTCTGCAGCAGGCCAGGCACCACGAGCGTCTCGAAGTTCTGGATCGTCGTCGCGGCGGACTCCAGTCCGATGTACTGCCGGTACGAGTTCGGCAGGTCTCCGTACTTCGCCCACCAGCCGCGTTGCTTGCCGCTCCGCGCCATCGACAGCAGGGTCTCGCGCAGCTCGGCGTCGGCGACGCCGTACAGGTCCAGTAGGGCGTTCAGCGCCGGACCCTTCAGCCCTACCCTGCCCTGCTCGATGCGGCGCAGGGTGCTTGCCGAGACTTCGATGGTGTCAGCTGCCTTCTCGGTGGTCACGTTGGCTTCCTCGCGTGCTCGGCGGAGCTGCACGCCGAGCTGGAACCGCACGAAGGTCGGGCTCGTCATGCCCACATTCTGCTCCTGACGCCTCGTTCTCGGCCATCCATATTTCGTCAATCCTAGATGGCTGCCAATCCTTGACTCCACAAAAGTGCGCGCGCAAACTGGACGCACGAGCCACACCGCGCAGATGCGAGGGAGCGGGCATGTCTCAACACGTCCCTGTCAACCGGGGGCACTGGCCGAAGGAAGCCCAGTGAGCACGCACACTCCGGATCGTCCCCACTGGATGTGTGCGAAGTGCGGACTTCCATGGCCGTGCGACGCGCGCCGTCAGGAGCTACTCGCCGAGTACACCGGTGCACGGGTGTCGCTGTCGGTCTACATGGCCACGTGCCTGATAGACGCCATGACCGACCTGCCGCTGCACAGGTCCGGGTACCTGTACTGGCGGTTCATTGGGTGGTGGCGCTGATGCTGTGTCGATGCCACAGGAGGGGATGTCGATGATGGAAGTGGGAGCGTTGTTCAGCGCGGCGCTGCTCGGCTTCTGTGCCGGGTTGTGGTCGTTCAAGGTCAAGTCTAGGTGGTGCCCGGACTGCGGGCGTACGACCTACCCGATAGCGGATCGGCGTGACGGGTAACCGACTACTCGCCACACCGGAGCCGAAACCCGGCGACGTCCTGATCATCGGCCGGGAAGCCAGCGTCCAGTTCGCCGATGACCGCGCCATCCGACTCCGGGTCATCGCCGTCGACTGCAAGTGGACCTACGACGGGTGGATCTGGCTAACCGGATACGTCATTGACCGTTACGGCAACGCAGCCGAACGGCGAGAGATCTTCGTCCAGCGCCACGGACTCTACCGACTGCCCCGGCGCACAGAAACCTGACCATCGACCAATTGATCAAGGGAGAGAAATGATCACCGAGATGCTACGTGACTGGTGGCTACGCTGGCTCGACTGGCGCTCCGGCCGGTCCACGGCGTCCCAGCGGCTGCACCACCTGCGCCGCGAGTTGCGGCGACAACGGCAGACGACACCGGTCCGCCACCACAGACTCGACGGCAACCGGGGACACCACTGGTCCACGCAGGCCACCGAACTCGTCCCGACCCTGCGCCCGTTGATGACATACGGCCAGCAACTCGGCTACCGGGTCGTCCTGCACGGCTCACCCTGACCGACGCACGCCCCGACACCCACCAAGCCGCAATGCCACGTAGCCTAGGTTGATCTTGATGGTGGCTGGACCCGATGGATGTGGATGGTCGGTGGACGCTGGTGGCGGATGCTGGCCGGTTCGTGGGGTTTCTTGACCCGGTACTGGTTGTGGCGGGCGCGTTTGACCGCGCGGGGGCAGGTGCGTTCGCGTCGGGTGGGGATCAGGAGAGCGGCGATCCGGGCGAGGTGGGTCGGTAGCTGGTCAGCCCAGTCCTGAGGGGGGAATGTCCGCCGTGCCGGTGGCGGTGCGGCGGATCAGGCGCAGGGCTCTGGTGAAGGAGATCCTGTCCGGATCGAGGTCGGCGGCGGCGGACGCTTTCGCTGTCAGCGCGCTGATCGCGTGGTGGACGATCAGGTAGGCCCAGATCTCCTGATGGGCCAGGTCCGGCAGACGGGACCGCAGCACCCGTCCGGGACCACGGAGGTGGGTTTTGAGCTGGTCGTTGGCGGTTTCCTCCTCCCACCGCTCGTGGTAGCCGCCAGCTAGTTCGTCGGCGTGGGCGTCGGCGGGGTCGACGATGGTGGTGATCAGGGCGATCAACTCGCCGGTGCCGTCGCCGACGCGGTCGGGAATGTCGTACTCGACCACCCGGGCGAGGTGGACGACCGGCAGGCCCCGGTCGTCGAACGCGTCGGGAACGCTGTTGATGTCGGTCAGGTCAGCTCCGGCGCGGGCGGCCGCGAGCAGTCGTTCCCGTCGACCGCCACGGACGGTCGGTTTGATCAGGACGGTGAGATAGGTGCCGTCGGACAGGATCTTGACCACGGGCAGGTCGAGCTGGGTCGGGGCCCGCCACAGCAGCGCGGCGCCGGTCGCGGCGGCGGTGTCCCACGCCTGCCAGGAGTAGAACCCCCGGTCGGCGGTGAGTAGTTCGTCGGACCGTAGCCGTGGGTACAGCCGCTGCGCGAGGGTCTTCTCCCCTTCCGGGTAGGCGCCGATCTCGGCGGCGACGAAGGCGTGGGTGCCGCACTCCGCGAGGGCCACGACCCGGGCCTTCGGAAACGCGGAACGGTTCCCCCCTGACCCGGCGTAGCCGAACTCGGCCGCGTTGGCCGTGCTGTCGGGCACATCGACGGTGAACCCGTCGATCGCCAGCAGCCGCCACCGGCGTAGGA includes:
- a CDS encoding DUF397 domain-containing protein, with translation MKALDNQWRTSSRSGHNGACVEARYVDQAAQVRDSKDQAGPVLSFTPTRWTGFVQEIKTGRFEA
- a CDS encoding helix-turn-helix transcriptional regulator, giving the protein MTSPTFVRFQLGVQLRRAREEANVTTEKAADTIEVSASTLRRIEQGRVGLKGPALNALLDLYGVADAELRETLLSMARSGKQRGWWAKYGDLPNSYRQYIGLESAATTIQNFETLVVPGLLQTVDYTRAIAAAAVEQPTPQAVEERVAVRVERQKLLTEEKLRLVAVIDEAVLHRRIGGPEVMTNQLTALLEAQDRWNVIIQVIPFGEGAYASMLSSFHILSFDEGPGVVYIEGLTGDLYAEGEDVQRCARVFDDLRASALSPAASAEMIKDLRDRETP
- a CDS encoding IS4 family transposase, with translation MDRPVVRPDQVTLGVLISQVSREEVDAAIEVCGVREQRSDGKLPAHVSTYLTLGLALFPDDDYTEVATRVTGSLDRFGCWDAAWSVPTSSAISQARKRLGRRVFAELFERTCGPVAGEAGPTAPAGALGTARGSFLRRWRLLAIDGFTVDVPDSTANAAEFGYAGSGGNRSAFPKARVVALAECGTHAFVAAEIGAYPEGEKTLAQRLYPRLRSDELLTADRGFYSWQAWDTAAATGAALLWRAPTQLDLPVVKILSDGTYLTVLIKPTVRGGRRERLLAAARAGADLTDINSVPDAFDDRGLPVVHLARVVEYDIPDRVGDGTGELIALITTIVDPADAHADELAGGYHERWEEETANDQLKTHLRGPGRVLRSRLPDLAHQEIWAYLIVHHAISALTAKASAAADLDPDRISFTRALRLIRRTATGTADIPPSGLG